One Cucurbita pepo subsp. pepo cultivar mu-cu-16 chromosome LG11, ASM280686v2, whole genome shotgun sequence DNA window includes the following coding sequences:
- the LOC111804906 gene encoding uncharacterized protein LOC111804906, producing the protein MVKVATFFAMSLGAFVFWQSMDKLHVWIALRQDEKKERLEREAEIRRVREELLQQAKQNDSLA; encoded by the exons ATGGTGAAAGTAGCGACGTTCTTTGCAATGTCATTAGGGGCCTTTGTATTCTGGCAGTCGATGGATAAACTCCATGTTTGGATCGCTCTCCGTCAAGACGAAAAG AAAGAGAGATTGGAAAGGGAAGCAGAGATCAGAAGAGTTAGAGAAGAGCTACTGCAACAAGCGAAACAGAACGACTCTCTTGCTTGA